From Palaemon carinicauda isolate YSFRI2023 unplaced genomic scaffold, ASM3689809v2 scaffold69, whole genome shotgun sequence, one genomic window encodes:
- the LOC137637362 gene encoding uncharacterized protein isoform X1: MEPLEHLLEDLLKIISFQRCRRLYGTLIQLYVAAELLNLHRKKCPSNEILNWFPVFNWEQIKTDFHLYDDFFKTQLKTYINDAHDIIRRDFSWSRCCLILSDQLLAELKGRLQTKVPKLLALLQQVFPNTALDKLAMDQDHCRRLLKHGVGAYSVLIKSLRNVDGKAKFTRESVEAVVRSLTLKRLPSSTTIDDSNAAKTILSESSSTPDFLWAENMKGRGPAHTPPSPRVTRSRSRSSSLGCRPKTSVGVSFPDTSKEESEFPKVVIKRNYVYVSGVEWPNGESKLDLSVKCDNKSSTVNKARSVSSRKMTLRSDGESKLDLSVKCDNESSTVNKARSVSSRKMALRSGKDRRLQRKDKSPTNYSHGVDKTCKKTDDDSHGNLRLHSPAETNIEDSFGSSDESVSQRVPVENEFETRNVRSPMLTINGKEYPMPPFAPFHPLNIQGVHTGVSDTSEESEVVANLNVLRENVRNFDREKFLQIPGAACKSFEITVNSRKTVVDDFYYHPLNFGRYTGDCAAEYTRVENLPQGRNEEEEKLERLISRVESVLEGLKEKLKKMKSAKHQGSLNSFNRSEANLTETSDESSDQENPEQMEEDTD, encoded by the exons ATGGAGCCTCTCGAGCATCTCCTGGAAGATTTGTTGAAGATCATCTCGTTCCAGCGATGCCGTCGGTTATACGGAACTTTAATCCAGCTTTATGTGGCAGCTGAATTACTT AATTTACACCGGAAAAAGTGTCCTTCCAATGAAATCTTGAACTGGTTCCCCGTCTTCAACTGGGAGCAGATTAAGACAGATTTTCATCTTTAT gaTGATTTTTTCAAGACACAGTTAAAAACCTACATTAATGACGCGCACGACATCATCCGGCGAGACTTCTCCTGGAGCCGATGTTGTCTGATTCTCAGCGATCAACTGCTTGCCGAGTTGAAGGGGCGCCTGCAGACCAAAGTGCCGAAGCTTCTCGCGTTGTTGCAGCAAGTCTTTCCCAATACAGCCTTGGATAAG CTTGCTATGGATCAAGATCACTGCCGCCGCCTCCTGAAACATGGAGTGGGAGCCTATAGCGTGCTCATCAAAAGTCTACGCAACGTCGACGGAAAGGCAAAGTTCACGAGAGAGTCTGTCGAGGCGGTCGTTCGATCTTTGACGCTGAAGAGACTGCCTTCTTCGACTACCATCGACGACAGCAATGCTGCGAAGACAATTCTTTCAGAAAGTTCATCTACCCCAGATTTTCTTTGGGCTGAGAACATGAAGGGCAGAGGGCCTGCACACACTCCTCCCTCCCCCAGAGTCACTAGGTCCCGCAGTAGAAGTTCATCATTGGGATGTAGGCCGAAGACTAGTGTTGGAGTTAGTTTTCCGGATACAAGCAAAGAAGAGAGTGAATTTCCCAAAGTGGTCATTAAGCGAAACTATGTGTATGTTAGCGGAGTGGAATGGCCAAATGGAGAGAGCAAACTTGACTTGAGTGTGAAATGTGACAACAAAAGTTCCACAGTAAACAAAGCAAGGTCTGTCAGTAGTAGAAAGATGACATTACGTTCAGATGGAGAGAGCAAACTTGACTTGAGTGTGAAATGTGACAACGAAAGTTCCACAGTAAACAAAGCAAGGTCTGTCAGTAGTAGAAAGATGGCATTACGTTCAGGAAAGGACAGACGTCTACAAAGAAAAGATAAATCGCCAACCAATTATTCTCATGGAGTTGACAAGACTTGCAAAAAGACAGATGATGATTCTCATGGAAATTTAAGGCTTCATTCTCCTGCGGAAACGAacatcgaagatagttttggcTCCTCAGATGAGTccgtttctcagcgtgtccccgtagaaAACGAGTTTGAAACCAGAAATGTGCGCTCACCAATGCTGACCATCAATGGTAAAGAGTATCCGATGCCtccttttgctccctttcatcccttgaatatacagggagtacatacgggagtctcggataccagtgaggaatCTGAGGTTGTCGCTAATTTAAATGTTTTGAGAGAGAATGTGAGAAACTTTGACAGAGAAAAGTTTTTGCAGATCCCTGGCGCTGCTTGCAAGTCGTTTGAAATAACGGTGAACTCAAGAAAAACGGTCGTGGATGATTTTTATTATCACCCACTCAACTTTGGTAGGTATACCGGGGATTGTGCTGCCGAGTATACCAGAGTAGAAAACCTTCCCCAAGGTCGTAATgaggaggaagaaaaactagagcGTCTCATATCGAGAGTAGAATCTGTCTTGGAAGGTTTGAAAGAAAAGCTAAAGAAAATGAAGTCTGCAAAACATCAGGGAAGCTTGAACTCTTTTAACAGGAGCGAAGCAAATCTTACAGAAACCTCGGATGAATCCTCAGATCAGGAAAACCCTGAACAAATGGAGGAGGATACAGATTGA
- the LOC137637362 gene encoding uncharacterized protein isoform X2 produces the protein MLRKMRKVRMATTWTWRRCAKFRLKNLHRKKCPSNEILNWFPVFNWEQIKTDFHLYDDFFKTQLKTYINDAHDIIRRDFSWSRCCLILSDQLLAELKGRLQTKVPKLLALLQQVFPNTALDKLAMDQDHCRRLLKHGVGAYSVLIKSLRNVDGKAKFTRESVEAVVRSLTLKRLPSSTTIDDSNAAKTILSESSSTPDFLWAENMKGRGPAHTPPSPRVTRSRSRSSSLGCRPKTSVGVSFPDTSKEESEFPKVVIKRNYVYVSGVEWPNGESKLDLSVKCDNKSSTVNKARSVSSRKMTLRSDGESKLDLSVKCDNESSTVNKARSVSSRKMALRSGKDRRLQRKDKSPTNYSHGVDKTCKKTDDDSHGNLRLHSPAETNIEDSFGSSDESVSQRVPVENEFETRNVRSPMLTINGKEYPMPPFAPFHPLNIQGVHTGVSDTSEESEVVANLNVLRENVRNFDREKFLQIPGAACKSFEITVNSRKTVVDDFYYHPLNFGRYTGDCAAEYTRVENLPQGRNEEEEKLERLISRVESVLEGLKEKLKKMKSAKHQGSLNSFNRSEANLTETSDESSDQENPEQMEEDTD, from the exons AATTTACACCGGAAAAAGTGTCCTTCCAATGAAATCTTGAACTGGTTCCCCGTCTTCAACTGGGAGCAGATTAAGACAGATTTTCATCTTTAT gaTGATTTTTTCAAGACACAGTTAAAAACCTACATTAATGACGCGCACGACATCATCCGGCGAGACTTCTCCTGGAGCCGATGTTGTCTGATTCTCAGCGATCAACTGCTTGCCGAGTTGAAGGGGCGCCTGCAGACCAAAGTGCCGAAGCTTCTCGCGTTGTTGCAGCAAGTCTTTCCCAATACAGCCTTGGATAAG CTTGCTATGGATCAAGATCACTGCCGCCGCCTCCTGAAACATGGAGTGGGAGCCTATAGCGTGCTCATCAAAAGTCTACGCAACGTCGACGGAAAGGCAAAGTTCACGAGAGAGTCTGTCGAGGCGGTCGTTCGATCTTTGACGCTGAAGAGACTGCCTTCTTCGACTACCATCGACGACAGCAATGCTGCGAAGACAATTCTTTCAGAAAGTTCATCTACCCCAGATTTTCTTTGGGCTGAGAACATGAAGGGCAGAGGGCCTGCACACACTCCTCCCTCCCCCAGAGTCACTAGGTCCCGCAGTAGAAGTTCATCATTGGGATGTAGGCCGAAGACTAGTGTTGGAGTTAGTTTTCCGGATACAAGCAAAGAAGAGAGTGAATTTCCCAAAGTGGTCATTAAGCGAAACTATGTGTATGTTAGCGGAGTGGAATGGCCAAATGGAGAGAGCAAACTTGACTTGAGTGTGAAATGTGACAACAAAAGTTCCACAGTAAACAAAGCAAGGTCTGTCAGTAGTAGAAAGATGACATTACGTTCAGATGGAGAGAGCAAACTTGACTTGAGTGTGAAATGTGACAACGAAAGTTCCACAGTAAACAAAGCAAGGTCTGTCAGTAGTAGAAAGATGGCATTACGTTCAGGAAAGGACAGACGTCTACAAAGAAAAGATAAATCGCCAACCAATTATTCTCATGGAGTTGACAAGACTTGCAAAAAGACAGATGATGATTCTCATGGAAATTTAAGGCTTCATTCTCCTGCGGAAACGAacatcgaagatagttttggcTCCTCAGATGAGTccgtttctcagcgtgtccccgtagaaAACGAGTTTGAAACCAGAAATGTGCGCTCACCAATGCTGACCATCAATGGTAAAGAGTATCCGATGCCtccttttgctccctttcatcccttgaatatacagggagtacatacgggagtctcggataccagtgaggaatCTGAGGTTGTCGCTAATTTAAATGTTTTGAGAGAGAATGTGAGAAACTTTGACAGAGAAAAGTTTTTGCAGATCCCTGGCGCTGCTTGCAAGTCGTTTGAAATAACGGTGAACTCAAGAAAAACGGTCGTGGATGATTTTTATTATCACCCACTCAACTTTGGTAGGTATACCGGGGATTGTGCTGCCGAGTATACCAGAGTAGAAAACCTTCCCCAAGGTCGTAATgaggaggaagaaaaactagagcGTCTCATATCGAGAGTAGAATCTGTCTTGGAAGGTTTGAAAGAAAAGCTAAAGAAAATGAAGTCTGCAAAACATCAGGGAAGCTTGAACTCTTTTAACAGGAGCGAAGCAAATCTTACAGAAACCTCGGATGAATCCTCAGATCAGGAAAACCCTGAACAAATGGAGGAGGATACAGATTGA